ACGAGGTCAGAAAGGTTTAATTCCTTTCTTAATTTATTCATTTCATAAAAACCTTCATTAAAACCTTCAACTAAAATTAATTTACCTCCTTTTTTAAGAAGTTTTGTCATGTTGAGTATGGCTGTTTTTTGTTCATTGAAGTTCGCCAAGTTAATTAATACTCTTACACAAGTTATTGCGTCATATTGATTGGTCAGTAATTTAGGTTCTAGAATATTATCATGAATAAATTTATTGTTTTTTTCTCCATAAAGAGTTTTAGCACGATCTATCATATTGGTTTCATAATCAAATGCATCAACCCATTTAACTTTATCACGGAATAAATTGGTGCTTATTCCCATTCCACATCCTACTTCGAGTAAATGCATGGATGGTTCTAAATATTTTATAATATAATCGTATTCTAGATTTCTTTGGAACACATCCATAATGTTTACCTCCAAATCATTTTCTACTGTTTTAGCTCTTTCATTCCAGTAGTTATTTGTTTCTGTTTTTTTCATACTTGATATTTATATAATTTTATGTTTTTTAAAGTAAGGAAATACTATTTTGTAGTACAATTTGTGTCCTTCTTCATTTAAGTGAATCCCATCTTTTAGCAGATAATGGGAAATGGTCTTATTTATTTTATTTAATTCGATTAAGAAGTATCTTTCAATGTCAATCAATTGGACTTTCTTTTCTAA
This window of the Sphingobacteriaceae bacterium genome carries:
- a CDS encoding class I SAM-dependent methyltransferase — encoded protein: MKKTETNNYWNERAKTVENDLEVNIMDVFQRNLEYDYIIKYLEPSMHLLEVGCGMGISTNLFRDKVKWVDAFDYETNMIDRAKTLYGEKNNKFIHDNILEPKLLTNQYDAITCVRVLINLANFNEQKTAILNMTKLLKKGGKLILVEGFNEGFYEMNKLRKELNLSDLVPAKINYYSNYSEIKPLLEENYSLVDEFHLGAYDYLTRVVYPTLVGENNVKHNTSFSEKSEQLARAFNPDDFKHLSRIRGLVLVKK